The following proteins come from a genomic window of Platichthys flesus chromosome 1, fPlaFle2.1, whole genome shotgun sequence:
- the cebpa gene encoding CCAAT/enhancer-binding protein alpha: protein MPGFRFSMELSNLYEVAPRPQMSSLPHGQQPPSGYRDPADLGGEIGDSETSIDLSAYIDPSAFNDDFLADLFHHGSRQEKLKMMSGEYESAPCGPGPQQLYMSNYMESKLEPLYEHNPPRIRPVAIKQEPRDDEDLNPGMPPTYHHPHPHSQQYSQHAQQQQPPHLQYQIAHCAQTTMHLQPGHPTPPPTPVPSPHHHPHQHQHQHHQGGLKLLEQRGGGGGKSKKNVDKSSPEYRMRRERNNVAVRKSRDKAKIRNIETQHKVVELSTDNDRLRRRVEHLTRELDTLRGIFRQLPDGSFKPMGS from the coding sequence ATGCCCGGGTTTAGATTCTCCATGGAGCTCTCTAACCTGTACGAGGTCGCGCCCCGACCCCAGATGAGCAGCCTGCCCCACGGCCAGCAGCCCCCCTCCGGCTACAGAGACCCGGCAGACCTCGGCGGTGAGATCGGGGACAGCGAGACCTCCATCGACCTGAGCGCGTACATCGACCCGTCGGCTTTCAACGACGACTTCTTGGCCGACCTGTTCCACCACGGCTCCCggcaggagaagctgaagatGATGAGCGGAGAGTACGAGTCGGCTCCGTGCGGCCCGGGGCCCCAGCAGCTCTACATGTCCAACTACATGGAGTCCAAGCTGGAGCCGCTGTACGAGCACAACCCGCCGCGCATCCGACCAGTGGCCATCAAGCAGGAGCCCCGGGACGACGAGGACCTGAACCCGGGCATGCCCCCCACCTACCACCACCCGCACCCGCATTCCCAGCAGTACTCCCAGCatgcccagcagcagcagccgccgcaCCTCCAGTACCAGATTGCGCACTGCGCGCAAACTACCATGCACCTCCAGCCGGGACACCCAACTCCTCCGCCGACCCCGGTGCCGAGCCCGCACCACCACccgcaccagcaccagcaccagcaccaccagggcggcctgaagctgctggagcagcggggaggaggaggagggaagtcCAAGAAGAACGTCGACAAGAGCAGCCCGGAGTACCGGATGAGGCGGGAGCGCAACAACGTGGCCGTGCGTAAAAGCAGGGACAAGGCGAAGATCCGCAACATCGAGACGCAGCACAAGGTGGTGGAGCTCAGCACCGACAACGACAGACTGAGGCGGAGGGTGGAGCACCTGACCCGGGAGCTGGACACGTTACGGGGCATCTTCAGACAACTGCCGGACGGATCCTTCAAGCCCATGGGCAGCTGA
- the cebpg gene encoding CCAAT/enhancer-binding protein gamma, whose translation MHGDELRESSLQKVGVSRVLGRCRPLASDWLKPDIAVQGKRDFAIVCSPCSKQKQCELRHTESNSNFTPNFRRFDGWLTPPRPREGSREVNKLLPVSSLHLRRLRERPLQATHPTSQPSQAKPTTSDLICQLLSRRRKAPPQPSKMKKPHADKDSDEYRQRRERNNLAVKKSRMRSKQKAMDTQQRVNELKEENERLEAKIKLLSKELSVLKDLFLEHAHNLADNVHPPAGGDGPSPAPNNTSTNGQ comes from the exons ATGCATGGCGACGAGCTCCGGGAATCCAGTTTGCAGAAGGTCGGTGTGAGTCGGGTCCTCGG TCGCTGCCGCCCCctggcctctgattggctgaagccTGACATTGCCGTACAAGGTAAAAGAGATTTCGCAATCGTCTGCTCTCCATGTTCCAAACAAAAACAGTGCGAGCTCCGCCACACGGAATCGAACTCCAACTTCACCCCGAACTTCCGTCGATTTGACGGATGGTTGACTCCACCGCGGCCCCGTGAAG gttctcgtgaGGTGAAcaaactgcttcctgtttctTCTCTCCACCTGAGGCGCCTGAgagagcgccccctgcaggcaaCACATCCAACGAGCCAGCCGTCGCAGGCCAAACCAACcacatctgatctgatctgcCAACTCCTCAGCCGGAGGCGGAAGGCCCCCCCCCAACCCAGCAAGATGAAGAAGCCCCATGCAGACAAGGACAGCGATGAGTATCGCCAACGGCGCGAACGCAACAACCTGGCCGTGAAGAAGAGCCGCATGCGCAGCAAGCAGAAGGCCATGGACACGCAGCAGCGCGTCAAcgagctgaaggaggagaacGAGCGGCTGGAGGCCAAGATCAAGCTGCTGAGCAAAGAGCTGAGCGTGCTCAAAGACCTCTTCCTGGAGCACGCCCACAACCTGGCCGACAACGTACACCCGCCGGCGGGCGGAGACGGCCCCAGCCCCGCCCCCAACAACACCTCCACCAATGGGCAgtga